In a single window of the Drosophila miranda strain MSH22 chromosome XL, D.miranda_PacBio2.1, whole genome shotgun sequence genome:
- the LOC108151195 gene encoding inactive selenide, water dikinase-like protein gives MSASEPVPNGLDDSFRLTSYLELKGSGCQVPESVVSEMFNSPALNGTSTTSGSQRQETQLQQMLRNMNIDTSAGGGGLRHHLRIECRYPIIDDLCAMGKIICAEALGNFYAMGITACDKIMMLACKPPQMSNKEFNAVFSMMELGFKESFKGTYGKEMWAMYMHTSRFIGGGLASVHWPQQHLVARGNALVGDVLVLTKPLGTQVAIDAYECIGQPERWERYKMLVSEEDVRAAYQQAVKTMCRLNRQASNLMHVHNAHGAMAVSGFGILHHANNLALLQKKPVSFVIDTLPVISKMAAAAKASTVDDKCPLLQGLSVETSGGLLICMPREEAVALCKFIGAFGDSPAWIIGTVQSGTRKASIIENVKIIEVSE, from the coding sequence ATGAGCGCCTCTGAACCCGTTCCTAATGGCTTAGATGACTCCTTCCGTCTGACCAGCTACCTCGAGCTGAAGGGCTCCGGCTGCCAGGTACCCGAAAGCGTGGTATCGGAGATGTTTAATAGCCCCGCCCTCAACGGCACCTCCACTACTTCAGGCTCCCAACGTCAGGAAACGCAGCTGCAGCAGATGCTGCGCAATATGAACATCGACACCAGTGCTGGTGGTGGAGGACTGCGGCACCACTTGCGCATCGAGTGCCGGTACCCGATCATCGACGATCTTTGCGCCATGGGGAAGATCATCTGCGCCGAGGCGCTCGGCAATTTCTACGCCATGGGCATTACAGCTTGTGATAAAATTATGATGCTGGCTTGCAAGCCCCCTCAGATGTCCAACAAGGAGTTCAATGCTGTCTTCTCGATGATGGAGTTAGGCTTCAAGGAATCCTTCAAGGGCACCTACGGAAAGGAGATGTGGGCCATGTACATGCACACTAGCCGTTTCATAGGCGGCGGCTTGGCCTCGGTCCACTGGCCGCAGCAACATCTGGTGGCACGTGGCAATGCTCTGGTTGGTGATGTCCTGGTGCTGACCAAACCCCTGGGCACCCAGGTAGCCATCGATGCCTATGAGTGTATAGGTCAGCCGGAACGCTGGGAGCGCTACAAGATGCTCGTCTCCGAAGAGGATGTCCGTGCGGCCTATCAGCAGGCCGTCAAGACGATGTGTCGCCTCAATCGCCAGGCCTCGAACCTCATGCACGTGCACAATGCCCATGGGGCCATGGCTGTGTCCGGGTTCGGTATCCTGCATCATGCCAACAACCTGGCTTTGCTCCAAAAGAAGCCAGTGTCGTTTGTCATTGATACTTTGCCGGTGATCAGCAAGATGGCAGCTGCTGCCAAAGCATCGACCGTTGACGATAAGTGCCCCCTGCTGCAGGGTCTTTCTGTTGAGACTTCCGGTGGCCTGCTCATCTGCATGCCCCGTGAGGAGGCCGTTGCTCTTTGCAAGTTCATCGGGGCATTTGGTGACAGCCCGGCCTGGATCATAGGCACTGTGCAGAGCGGCACCCGAAAAGCCTCCATCATCGAGAATGTTAAAATCATCGAGGTTTCTGAATAA